The region CCAATGAAACCGCTGCTTTCAGTTAATAACCTGACTCACCTTTATGCGCCGGGAAAAGGCTTCAGCGACGTGTCGTTCGAACTGTGGCCGGGCGAAGTGCTGGGCATTGTCGGCGAGTCCGGCTCCGGAAAAACCACCCTGCTGAAGTCCATCTCCGCGCGCCTGACGCCGCAGAACGGCGACATTTTGTATGAGGGCGTGTCGCTGTATGGCATGAGCGAAGCCGAACGCCGCCGCCTGCTGCGCACCGAGTGGGGCGTGGTGCACCAGCATCCGATGGACGGCCTGCGTCGCCACGTCTCTGCGGGAGGCAACATAGGCGAACGCCTGATGGCCACCGGCGCGCGGCACTACGGCAACATCCGCGCCACCGCCCAGCACTGGCTGGAAGAAGTTGAAATCCCCGCCTCGCGCATTGACGACCTGCCCACCACCTTCTCCGGCGGTATGCAGCAGCGTTTACAGATTGCCCGCAATCTCGTTACCCATCCGAAGCTGGTGTTTATGGATGAACCGACCGGCGGGCTGGACGTCTCCGTGCAAG is a window of Enterobacter hormaechei ATCC 49162 DNA encoding:
- the phnK gene encoding phosphonate C-P lyase system protein PhnK, which translates into the protein MKPLLSVNNLTHLYAPGKGFSDVSFELWPGEVLGIVGESGSGKTTLLKSISARLTPQNGDILYEGVSLYGMSEAERRRLLRTEWGVVHQHPMDGLRRHVSAGGNIGERLMATGARHYGNIRATAQHWLEEVEIPASRIDDLPTTFSGGMQQRLQIARNLVTHPKLVFMDEPTGGLDVSVQARLLDLLRGLVVELNLAVVIVTHDLGVARLLADRLLVMKQGQVVESGLTDRVLDDPHHPYTQLLVSSVLQN